A single genomic interval of Theropithecus gelada isolate Dixy chromosome 16, Tgel_1.0, whole genome shotgun sequence harbors:
- the LOC112609460 gene encoding kielin/chordin-like protein isoform X1 → MVSSCCGSVCSEQSCGLETCCRPTCCQTTCCRTTCCRPSCCISSCCRPSCCVSSCCRPQCCQSVCCQPTCCRPSCCISSCCRPSCCVSSCCRPQCCQSVCCQPTCCRPSCCISSCCRPSCCVSSCCRPQCCQSVCCQPTCCRPSCCISSCCRPSCCVSSCCRPQCCQSVCCQPTCCRPSCCISSCCRPSCCVSSCCRPQCCQSVCCQPTCCRPSCCISSCCRPSCCVSSCCRPQCCQSVCCQPTCCRPSCCISSCCRPSCCVSSCCRPQCCQSVCCQPTCCRPSCCISSCCRPSCCVSSCCRPQCCQSVCCQPTCCRPSCCISSCCRPSCCVSSCCRPQCCQSVCCQPTCCRPSCCISSCCRPSCCVSSCCRPQCCQSVCCQPTCCRPSCCISSCCRPSCCVSSCCRPQCCQSVCCQPTCCRPSCCISSCCRPSCCVSSCCRPQCCQSVCCQPTCCRPSCCISSCCRPSCCVSSCCRPQCCQSVCCQPTCCRPSCCISSCCRPSCCVSSCCRPQCCQSVCCQPTCCRPSCCISSCCRPSCCESSCCRPCCCLRPVCGRVSCHTTCYRPTCVISTCPRPLCCVSTCCRPSCCQTTCCRTTCCRPSCCVSSCCRPQCCQSVCCQPTCCRPSCCISSCCRPSCCVSSCCRPQCCQSVCCQPTCCRPSCCISSCCRPSCCVSSCCRPQCCQSVCCQPTCCRPSCCISSCCRPSCCVSSCCRPQCCQSVCCQPTCCRPSCCISSCCRPSCCVSSCCRPQCCQSVCCQPTCCRPSCCISSCCRPSCCVSSCCRPQCCQSVCCQPTCCRPSCCISSCCRPSCCVSSCCRPQCCQSVCCQPTCCRPSCCISSCCRPSCCVSSCCRPQCCQSVCCQPTCCRPSCCISSCCRPSCCVSSCCRPQCCQSVCCQPTCCRPSCCISSCCRPSCCVSSCCRPQCCQSVCCQPTCCRPSCCISSCCRPSCCVSSCCRPQCCQSVCCQPTCCRPSCCISSCCRPSCCVSSCCRPQCCQSVCCQPTCCRPSCCISSCCRPSCCVSSCCRPQCCQSVCCQPTCCRPSCCISSCCRPSCCVSSCCRPQCCQSVCCQPTCCRPSCCISSCCRPSCCVSSCCRPQCCQSVCCQPTCCRPSCCISSCCRPSCCESSCCRPCCCLRPVCGRVSCHTTCYRPTCVISTCPRPLCCASSCC, encoded by the exons ATGGTCAGCTCCTGTTGTGGCTCTGTCTGCTCTGAGCAGAGCTGTGGCCTGGAGACCTGCTGCCGCCCCACCTGCTGCCAGACCACCTGCTGCAGGACcacctgctgccgccccagctgctgcatctccagctgctgccgccccagctgctgtgtgtccagctgctgcaggccccagtgctgccagtctgtgtgctgccagcccacctgctgccgccccagctgctgcatctccagctgctgccgccccagctgctgtgtgtccagctgctgcaggccccagtgctgccagtctgtgtgctgccagcccacctgctgccgccccagctgctgcatctccagctgctgccgccccagctgctgtgtgtccagctgctgcaggccccagtgctgccagtctgtgtgctgccagcccacctgctgccgccccagctgctgcatctccagctgctgccgccccagctgctgtgtgtccagctgctgcaggccccagtgctgccagtctgtgtgctgccagcccacctgctgccgccccagctgctgcatctccagctgctgccgccccagctgctgtgtgtccagctgctgcaggccccagtgctgccagtctgtgtgctgccagcccacctgctgccgccccagctgctgcatctccagctgctgccgccccagctgctgtgtgtccagctgctgcaggccccagtgctgccagtctgtgtgctgccagcccacctgctgccgccccagctgctgcatctccagctgctgccgccccagctgctgtgtgtccagctgctgcaggccccagtgctgccagtctgtgtgctgccagcccacctgctgccgccccagctgctgcatctccagctgctgccgccccagctgctgtgtgtccagctgctgcaggccccagtgctgccagtctgtgtgctgccagcccacctgctgccgccccagctgctgcatctccagctgctgccgccccagctgctgtgtgtccagctgctgcaggccccagtgctgccagtctgtgtgctgccagcccacctgctgccgccccagctgctgcatctccagctgctgccgccccagctgctgtgtgtccagctgctgcaggccccagtgctgccagtctgtgtgctgccagcccacctgctgccgccccagctgctgcatctccagctgctgccgccccagctgctgtgtgtccagctgctgcaggccccagtgctgccagtctgtgtgctgccagcccacctgctgccgccccagctgctgcatctccagctgctgccgccccagctgctgtgtgtccagctgctgcaggccccagtgctgccagtctgtgtgctgccagcccacctgctgccgccccagctgctgcatctccagctgctgccgccccagctgctgtgtgtccagctgctgcaggccccagtgctgccagtctgtgtgctgccagcccacctgctgccgccccagctgctgcatctccagctgctgccgccccagctgctgtgtgtccagctgctgcaggccccagtgctgccagtctgtgtgctgccagcccacctgctgccgccccagctgctgcaTCTCCAGCTGCTGCCGCCCCTCTTGCTGTGAATCCAGCTGCTGCCGCCCCTGCTGCTGCCTGCGTCCAGTCTGTGGCCGAGTCTCCTGCCACACCACTTGCTATCGCCCAACCTGTGTCATCTCCACCTGCCCCCGCCCCTTGTGCTGT GTCAGT acctgctgccgccccagctgctgtCAGACCACCTGCTGCAGGACcacctgctgccgccccagctgctgtgtgtcCAGCTGTTGCAGACCCCAGTGCTGCCAGTCTGTGTGTTGCCAGCCcacctgctgccgccccagctgctgcatctccagctgctgccgccccagctgctgtgtgtccagctgctgcaggccccagtgctgccagtctgtgtgctgccagcccacctgctgccgccccagctgctgcatctccagctgctgccgccccagctgctgtgtgtccagctgctgcaggccccagtgctgccagtctgtgtgctgccagcccacctgctgccgccccagctgctgcatctccagctgctgccgccccagctgctgtgtgtccagctgctgcaggccccagtgctgccagtctgtgtgctgccagcccacctgctgccgccccagctgctgcatctccagctgctgccgccccagctgctgtgtgtccagctgctgcaggccccagtgctgccagtctgtgtgctgccagcccacctgctgccgccccagctgctgcatctccagctgctgccgccccagctgctgtgtgtccagctgctgcaggccccagtgctgccagtctgtgtgctgccagcccacctgctgccgccccagctgctgcatctccagctgctgccgccccagctgctgtgtgtccagctgctgcaggccccagtgctgccagtctgtgtgctgccagcccacctgctgccgccccagctgctgcatctccagctgctgccgccccagctgctgtgtgtccagctgctgcaggccccagtgctgccagtctgtgtgctgccagcccacctgctgccgccccagctgctgcatctccagctgctgccgccccagctgctgtgtgtccagctgctgcaggccccagtgctgccagtctgtgtgctgccagcccacctgctgccgccccagctgctgcatctccagctgctgccgccccagctgctgtgtgtccagctgctgcaggccccagtgctgccagtctgtgtgctgccagcccacctgctgccgccccagctgctgcatctccagctgctgccgccccagctgctgtgtgtccagctgctgcaggccccagtgctgccagtctgtgtgctgccagcccacctgctgccgccccagctgctgcatctccagctgctgccgccccagctgctgtgtgtccagctgctgcaggccccagtgctgccagtctgtgtgctgccagcccacctgctgccgccccagctgctgcatctccagctgctgccgccccagctgctgtgtgtccagctgctgcaggccccagtgctgccagtctgtgtgctgccagcccacctgctgccgccccagctgctgcatctccagctgctgccgccccagctgctgtgtgtccagctgctgcaggccccagtgctgccagtctgtgtgctgccagcccacctgctgccgccccagctgctgcatctccagctgctgccgccccagctgctgtgtgtccagctgctgcaggccccagtgctgccagtctgtgtgctgccagcccacctgctgccgccccagctgctgcaTCTCCAGCTGCTGCCGCCCCTCTTGCTGTGAATCCAGCTGCTGCCGCCCCTGCTGCTGCCTGCGTCCAGTCTGTGGCCGAGTCTCCTGCCACACCACTTGCTATCGCCCAACCTGTGTCATCTCCACCTGCCCCCGCCCCTTGTGCTGTGCCTCCTCTTGCTGCTGA
- the LOC112609460 gene encoding keratin-associated protein 10-4-like isoform X5: MVSSCCGSVCSEQSCGLETCCRPTCCQTTCCRTTCCRPSCCISSCCRPSCCVSSCCRPQCCQSVCCQPTCCRPSCCISSCCRPSCCVSSCCRPQCCQSVCCQPTCCRPSCCISSCCRPSCCVSSCCRPQCCQSVCCQPTCCRPSCCISSCCRPSCCVSSCCRPQCCQSVCCQPTCCRPSCCISSCCRPSCCVSSCCRPQCCQSVCCQPTCCRPSCCISSCCRPSCCVSSCCRPQCCQSVCCQPTCCRPSCCISSCCRPSCCVSSCCRPQCCQSVCCQPTCCRPSCCISSCCRPSCCVSSCCRPQCCQSVCCQPTCCRPSCCISSCCRPSCCVSSCCRPQCCQSVCCQPTCCRPSCCISSCCRPSCCVSSCCRPQCCQSVCCQPTCCRPSCCISSCCRPSCCVSSCCRPHCCRPQCCQSVCCQPTCCRPSCCISSCCRPSCCVSSCCRPHCCRPSCCVSSCCRPQCCQSVCCQPTCCRPSCCISSCCRPSCCESSCCRPCCCLRPVCGRVSCHTTCYRPTCVISTCPRPLCCASSCC, translated from the exons ATGGTCAGCTCCTGTTGTGGCTCTGTCTGCTCTGAGCAGAGCTGTGGCCTGGAGACCTGCTGCCGCCCCACCTGCTGCCAGACCACCTGCTGCAGGACcacctgctgccgccccagctgctgcatctccagctgctgccgccccagctgctgtgtgtccagctgctgcaggccccagtgctgccagtctgtgtgctgccagcccacctgctgccgccccagctgctgcatctccagctgctgccgccccagctgctgtgtgtccagctgctgcaggccccagtgctgccagtctgtgtgctgccagcccacctgctgccgccccagctgctgcatctccagctgctgccgccccagctgctgtgtgtccagctgctgcaggccccagtgctgccagtctgtgtgctgccagcccacctgctgccgccccagctgctgcatctccagctgctgccgccccagctgctgtgtgtccagctgctgcaggccccagtgctgccagtctgtgtgctgccagcccacctgctgccgccccagctgctgcatctccagctgctgccgccccagctgctgtgtgtccagctgctgcaggccccagtgctgccagtctgtgtgctgccagcccacctgctgccgccccagctgctgcatctccagctgctgccgccccagctgctgtgtgtccagctgctgcaggccccagtgctgccagtctgtgtgctgccagcccacctgctgccgccccagctgctgcatctccagctgctgccgccccagctgctgtgtgtccagctgctgcaggccccagtgctgccagtctgtgtgctgccagcccacctgctgccgccccagctgctgcatctccagctgctgccgccccagctgctgtgtgtccagctgctgcaggccccagtgctgccagtctgtgtgctgccagcccacctgctgccgccccagctgctgcatctccagctgctgccgccccagctgctgtgtgtccagctgctgcaggccccagtgctgccagtctgtgtgctgccagcccacctgctgccgccccagctgctgcatctccagctgctgccgccccagctgctgtgtgtccagctgctgcaggccccagtgctgccagtctgtgtgctgccagcccacctgctgccgccccagctgctgcatctccagctgctgccgccccagctgctgtgtgtccagctgctgcaggcccca ctgctgcaggccccagtgctgccagtctgtgtgctgccagcccacctgctgccgccccagctgctgcatctccagctgctgccgccccagctgctgtgtgtccagctgctgcaggcccca ctgctgccgccccagctgctgtgtgtccagctgctgcaggccccagtgctgccagtctgtgtgctgccagcccacctgctgccgccccagctgctgcaTCTCCAGCTGCTGCCGCCCCTCTTGCTGTGAATCCAGCTGCTGCCGCCCCTGCTGCTGCCTGCGTCCAGTCTGTGGCCGAGTCTCCTGCCACACCACTTGCTATCGCCCAACCTGTGTCATCTCCACCTGCCCCCGCCCCTTGTGCTGTGCCTCCTCTTGCTGCTAA
- the LOC112609460 gene encoding keratin-associated protein 10-4-like isoform X6, whose product MVSSCCGSVCSEQSCGLETCCRPTCCQTTCCRTTCCRPSCCISSCCRPSCCVSSCCRPQCCQSVCCQPTCCRPSCCISSCCRPSCCVSSCCRPQCCQSVCCQPTCCRPSCCISSCCRPSCCVSSCCRPQCCQSVCCQPTCCRPSCCISSCCRPSCCVSSCCRPQCCQSVCCQPTCCRPSCCISSCCRPSCCVSSCCRPQCCQSVCCQPTCCRPSCCISSCCRPSCCVSSCCRPQCCQSVCCQPTCCRPSCCISSCCRPSCCVSSCCRPQCCQSVCCQPTCCRPSCCISSCCRPSCCVSSCCRPQCCQSVCCQPTCCRPSCCISSCCRPSCCVSSCCRPQCCQSVCCQPTCCRPSCCISSCCRPSCCVSSCCRPQCCQSVCCQPTCCRPSCCISSCCRPSCCVSSCCRPHCCVSSCCRPQCCQSVCCQPTCCRPSCCISSCCRPSCCVSSCCRPQCCQSVCCQPTCCRPSCCISSCCRPSCCVSSCCRPHCCRPCCCLRPVCGRVSCHTTCYRPTCVISTCPRPLCCASSCC is encoded by the exons ATGGTCAGCTCCTGTTGTGGCTCTGTCTGCTCTGAGCAGAGCTGTGGCCTGGAGACCTGCTGCCGCCCCACCTGCTGCCAGACCACCTGCTGCAGGACcacctgctgccgccccagctgctgcatctccagctgctgccgccccagctgctgtgtgtccagctgctgcaggccccagtgctgccagtctgtgtgctgccagcccacctgctgccgccccagctgctgcatctccagctgctgccgccccagctgctgtgtgtccagctgctgcaggccccagtgctgccagtctgtgtgctgccagcccacctgctgccgccccagctgctgcatctccagctgctgccgccccagctgctgtgtgtccagctgctgcaggccccagtgctgccagtctgtgtgctgccagcccacctgctgccgccccagctgctgcatctccagctgctgccgccccagctgctgtgtgtccagctgctgcaggccccagtgctgccagtctgtgtgctgccagcccacctgctgccgccccagctgctgcatctccagctgctgccgccccagctgctgtgtgtccagctgctgcaggccccagtgctgccagtctgtgtgctgccagcccacctgctgccgccccagctgctgcatctccagctgctgccgccccagctgctgtgtgtccagctgctgcaggccccagtgctgccagtctgtgtgctgccagcccacctgctgccgccccagctgctgcatctccagctgctgccgccccagctgctgtgtgtccagctgctgcaggccccagtgctgccagtctgtgtgctgccagcccacctgctgccgccccagctgctgcatctccagctgctgccgccccagctgctgtgtgtccagctgctgcaggccccagtgctgccagtctgtgtgctgccagcccacctgctgccgccccagctgctgcatctccagctgctgccgccccagctgctgtgtgtccagctgctgcaggccccagtgctgccagtctgtgtgctgccagcccacctgctgccgccccagctgctgcatctccagctgctgccgccccagctgctgtgtgtccagctgctgcaggccccagtgctgccagtctgtgtgctgccagcccacctgctgccgccccagctgctgcatctccagctgctgccgccccagctgctgtgtgtccagctgctgcaggcccca ctgctgtgtgtccagctgctgcaggccccagtgctgccagtctgtgtgctgccagcccacctgctgccgccccagctgctgcatctccagctgctgccgccccagctgctgtgtgtccagctgctgcaggccccagtgctgccagtctgtgtgctgccagcccacctgctgccgccccagctgctgcatctccagctgctgccgccccagctgctgtgtgtccagctgctgcaggcccca CTGCTGCCGCCCCTGCTGCTGCCTGCGTCCAGTCTGTGGCCGAGTCTCCTGCCACACCACTTGCTATCGCCCAACCTGTGTCATCTCCACCTGCCCCCGCCCCTTGTGCTGTGCCTCCTCTTGCTGCTAA
- the LOC112609460 gene encoding keratin-associated protein 10-4-like isoform X4, which produces MVSSCCGSVCSEQSCGLETCCRPTCCQTTCCRTTCCRPSCCISSCCRPSCCVSSCCRPQCCQSVCCQPTCCRPSCCISSCCRPSCCVSSCCRPQCCQSVCCQPTCCRPSCCISSCCRPSCCVSSCCRPQCCQSVCCQPTCCRPSCCISSCCRPSCCVSSCCRPQCCQSVCCQPTCCRPSCCISSCCRPSCCVSSCCRPQCCQSVCCQPTCCRPSCCISSCCRPSCCVSSCCRPQCCQSVCCQPTCCRPSCCISSCCRPSCCVSSCCRPQCCQSVCCQPTCCRPSCCISSCCRPSCCVSSCCRPQCCQSVCCQPTCCRPSCCISSCCRPSCCVSSCCRPQCCQSVCCQPTCCRPSCCISSCCRPSCCVSSCCRPQCCQSVCCQPTCCRPSCCISSCCRPSCCVSSCCRPHCCRPSCCVSSCCRPQCCQSVCCQPTCCRPSCCISSCCRPSCCVSSCCRPQCCQSVCCQPTCCRPSCCISSCCRPSCCVSSCCRPHCCRPCCCLRPVCGRVSCHTTCYRPTCVISTCPRPLCCASSCC; this is translated from the exons ATGGTCAGCTCCTGTTGTGGCTCTGTCTGCTCTGAGCAGAGCTGTGGCCTGGAGACCTGCTGCCGCCCCACCTGCTGCCAGACCACCTGCTGCAGGACcacctgctgccgccccagctgctgcatctccagctgctgccgccccagctgctgtgtgtccagctgctgcaggccccagtgctgccagtctgtgtgctgccagcccacctgctgccgccccagctgctgcatctccagctgctgccgccccagctgctgtgtgtccagctgctgcaggccccagtgctgccagtctgtgtgctgccagcccacctgctgccgccccagctgctgcatctccagctgctgccgccccagctgctgtgtgtccagctgctgcaggccccagtgctgccagtctgtgtgctgccagcccacctgctgccgccccagctgctgcatctccagctgctgccgccccagctgctgtgtgtccagctgctgcaggccccagtgctgccagtctgtgtgctgccagcccacctgctgccgccccagctgctgcatctccagctgctgccgccccagctgctgtgtgtccagctgctgcaggccccagtgctgccagtctgtgtgctgccagcccacctgctgccgccccagctgctgcatctccagctgctgccgccccagctgctgtgtgtccagctgctgcaggccccagtgctgccagtctgtgtgctgccagcccacctgctgccgccccagctgctgcatctccagctgctgccgccccagctgctgtgtgtccagctgctgcaggccccagtgctgccagtctgtgtgctgccagcccacctgctgccgccccagctgctgcatctccagctgctgccgccccagctgctgtgtgtccagctgctgcaggccccagtgctgccagtctgtgtgctgccagcccacctgctgccgccccagctgctgcatctccagctgctgccgccccagctgctgtgtgtccagctgctgcaggccccagtgctgccagtctgtgtgctgccagcccacctgctgccgccccagctgctgcatctccagctgctgccgccccagctgctgtgtgtccagctgctgcaggccccagtgctgccagtctgtgtgctgccagcccacctgctgccgccccagctgctgcatctccagctgctgccgccccagctgctgtgtgtccagctgctgcaggcccca ctgctgccgccccagctgctgtgtgtccagctgctgcaggccccagtgctgccagtctgtgtgctgccagcccacctgctgccgccccagctgctgcatctccagctgctgccgccccagctgctgtgtgtccagctgctgcaggccccagtgctgccagtctgtgtgctgccagcccacctgctgccgccccagctgctgcatctccagctgctgccgccccagctgctgtgtgtccagctgctgcaggcccca CTGCTGCCGCCCCTGCTGCTGCCTGCGTCCAGTCTGTGGCCGAGTCTCCTGCCACACCACTTGCTATCGCCCAACCTGTGTCATCTCCACCTGCCCCCGCCCCTTGTGCTGTGCCTCCTCTTGCTGCTAA
- the LOC112609460 gene encoding keratin-associated protein 9-1-like isoform X8, whose amino-acid sequence MVSSCCGSVCSEQSCGLETCCRPTCCQTTCCRTTCCRPSCCISSCCRPSCCVSSCCRPQCCQSVCCQPTCCRPSCCISSCCRPSCCVSSCCRPQCCQSVCCQPTCCRPSCCISSCCRPSCCVSSCCRPQCCQSVCCQPTCCRPSCCISSCCRPSCCVSSCCRPQCCQSVCCQPTCCRPSCCISSCCRPSCCVSSCCRPQCCQSVCCQPTCCRPSCCISSCCRPSCCVSSCCRPQCCQSVCCQPTCCRPSCCISSCCRPSCCVSSCCRPQCCQSVCCQPTCCRPSCCISSCCRPSCCVCCRPSCCVSSCCRPQCCQSVCCQPTCCRPSCCISSCCRPSCCVCCRPSCCVSSCCRPQCCQSVCCQPTCCRPSCCISSCCRPSCCESSCCRPCCCLRPVCGRVSCHTTCYRPTCVISTCPRPLCCASSCC is encoded by the exons ATGGTCAGCTCCTGTTGTGGCTCTGTCTGCTCTGAGCAGAGCTGTGGCCTGGAGACCTGCTGCCGCCCCACCTGCTGCCAGACCACCTGCTGCAGGACcacctgctgccgccccagctgctgcatctccagctgctgccgccccagctgctgtgtgtccagctgctgcaggccccagtgctgccagtctgtgtgctgccagcccacctgctgccgccccagctgctgcatctccagctgctgccgccccagctgctgtgtgtccagctgctgcaggccccagtgctgccagtctgtgtgctgccagcccacctgctgccgccccagctgctgcatctccagctgctgccgccccagctgctgtgtgtccagctgctgcaggccccagtgctgccagtctgtgtgctgccagcccacctgctgccgccccagctgctgcatctccagctgctgccgccccagctgctgtgtgtccagctgctgcaggccccagtgctgccagtctgtgtgctgccagcccacctgctgccgccccagctgctgcatctccagctgctgccgccccagctgctgtgtgtccagctgctgcaggccccagtgctgccagtctgtgtgctgccagcccacctgctgccgccccagctgctgcatctccagctgctgccgccccagctgctgtgtgtccagctgctgcaggccccagtgctgccagtctgtgtgctgccagcccacctgctgccgccccagctgctgcatctccagctgctgccgccccagctgctgtgtgtccagctgctgcaggccccagtgctgccagtctgtgtgctgccagcccacctgctgccgccccagctgctgcatctccagctgctgccgccccagctgctgtgt ctgctgccgccccagctgctgtgtgtccagctgctgcaggccccagtgctgccagtctgtgtgctgccagcccacctgctgccgccccagctgctgcatctccagctgctgccgccccagctgctgtgt ctgctgccgccccagctgctgtgtgtccagctgctgcaggccccagtgctgccagtctgtgtgctgccagcccacctgctgccgccccagctgctgcaTCTCCAGCTGCTGCCGCCCCTCTTGCTGTGAATCCAGCTGCTGCCGCCCCTGCTGCTGCCTGCGTCCAGTCTGTGGCCGAGTCTCCTGCCACACCACTTGCTATCGCCCAACCTGTGTCATCTCCACCTGCCCCCGCCCCTTGTGCTGTGCCTCCTCTTGCTGCTAA